Genomic segment of Candidatus Baltobacteraceae bacterium:
GCGCATCAATTAGCCGGTCCTAGCATGGTAGTTAGGAATGCCTAAATCGCCAAAGAGCGACGCTTTCCTGCCTCGTCGCCTCGCCGCGGCTGCGACTTCGGGCGGAAAGGTGAAGGGCCGCCTACCGATGGAATTAGGGGTGCCTAACTTTTTAAGCCCCCGCGTGGGGCCGCGCCCCGGAGGCCTTTTTGTTCAAAGCGCGCCCTTGCTTCGCGATCGCCGTCGCCGCTCTCGCCCTCATCTGTACGGCCCCCCAAGCCGCGCGGGCCGATGCCGACGCCAGCGCGGGGGCGGTCTCGACCTCGCTCGGCCTCCAGCCGATTCGTGGACCGATTCCCGCCGCCACGCCCGCTCCCGGCGAGTCGAAGGTCACGCGGCGCCCCGATGGCGCCTACCAGGCGATTCCGGCGGTCCGCGGGGGCACGAAAACCTTCAATCTGGTCGAACGTTCGGCGCCTTGGACGCTGCGTGCCGGGCTTACCGTGATGGCGAATACGTACAACGGCGTCGTGCCCGGCCCGGTTTTGCTCGTCAAGCAAGGCGATACCGTCGTCATCAACTATACGAACGACGGCCCCGCCCCCGATACCATCCACCTGCACGGCATTCACGATATTCCCGTCTCGATGGACGGCGTCGGCGGCATCTCGCAACCGCTCGTTCCGGTCGGCGGCCATTTTCAATACCGATTCGTTGCGTCGCATCCGGGCACGTTTATCTACCACACGCACGACAACGAAGCGATGCTCGATTCGGGACTGTACGGGGCCATCGTCGTCGAGCCCGCCCATCCGCTGCCGCTCGAACGCGGAGTCGCGCGCGACTTCGTCGAGGTGATATCGGCGTGGATCGTGCAGGGCGGTACGGAGAACGAGTTCACGCTCAACGGCAAGGAATATCCGCAGACGCAAGCGCTCGACGTCAAGTCGGGCGAACGTTTTCGCATTCGCTGGGTGAATATCTCCGGCGAAGCCTTTCATACGATGCACACGCACGGTCATTACCAGCGCGTCATCGCGCGCGATGCCGAGCCGCTCGATTACCGCGATATAGAAGATACCGTGAGTTTGGGGCCGGGCCAACGCGTCGACGTTATTGTGAAGGCGGACGCGAAACCCGGCACGTGGCTCGTACACTG
This window contains:
- a CDS encoding multicopper oxidase domain-containing protein produces the protein MFKARPCFAIAVAALALICTAPQAARADADASAGAVSTSLGLQPIRGPIPAATPAPGESKVTRRPDGAYQAIPAVRGGTKTFNLVERSAPWTLRAGLTVMANTYNGVVPGPVLLVKQGDTVVINYTNDGPAPDTIHLHGIHDIPVSMDGVGGISQPLVPVGGHFQYRFVASHPGTFIYHTHDNEAMLDSGLYGAIVVEPAHPLPLERGVARDFVEVISAWIVQGGTENEFTLNGKEYPQTQALDVKSGERFRIRWVNISGEAFHTMHTHGHYQRVIARDAEPLDYRDIEDTVSLGPGQRVDVIVKADAKPGTWLVHCHVSDHIEDSTGMPDGLITAIHYIGTPNTLASMYAAMMPAMSATAKHPLGFWMTVMLGAIAGLTIFLGLPIARSRRLTTQTVALLNALAIGILLYLVIEIAQNATVPIVRGVAAWHGGAGAFPGAMIAVFIIGLLVGLVGLGSAAMHFTKKAAAHAENPIVLAAIIAIGIGAHNFGEGLAIGASAASGATAIALGLIVGFALHNATEGFGVAAPLVGRVVPSWAQIGLAGLIAGGPTFVGTIVGYQFSSPTLSVLFLAIAIGALIFVIGELWSVLKRTGLSALATTMMTAGFLIAFATEVFLEINS